Proteins found in one Sporosarcina sp. FSL K6-3457 genomic segment:
- the bioB gene encoding biotin synthase BioB: MMEYDVLAKRVLGGYVLTDDEALAILDSPDADLLPLLHAAYMIRQYYYGNKVKLNMIINTKSGLCPENCGYCAQSIVSTAPIEKYAMMKQEEIVAGAARAVELNAGTYCIVASGRGPVNRELDIVIDSVKEIKSKYQQMTVCACLGLLKPEQALRLKEAGVDRYNHNINTSATHHTSITTSHTFDDRVNTIDLVKQSGISPCSGVIIGMRETKEDVISMARSLHAMDADSIPVNFLHAVDGTPLGGTDELAPRYCLKVLCLFRFMNPSKEIRISGGREVNLRSLQPFGLYPANSIFIGDYLTTAGQESDRDRQMLEDLGFEVDLEPLIKEPVSV; encoded by the coding sequence ATGATGGAGTACGATGTATTAGCGAAACGTGTACTCGGTGGATATGTCTTAACAGATGATGAAGCGCTCGCCATTTTGGACAGCCCAGATGCCGATTTACTACCACTCCTTCATGCGGCGTATATGATTCGGCAATATTATTACGGAAATAAAGTAAAGCTCAATATGATCATCAATACAAAATCAGGCTTATGTCCGGAAAACTGCGGCTATTGTGCACAGTCTATCGTTTCGACAGCACCGATTGAAAAGTATGCCATGATGAAGCAAGAAGAAATTGTCGCAGGTGCGGCGAGGGCGGTGGAGTTGAATGCGGGGACCTATTGTATCGTGGCGAGCGGTAGGGGACCGGTCAATCGCGAGCTTGACATTGTCATTGATTCAGTAAAGGAAATTAAGTCTAAATATCAACAGATGACGGTCTGTGCTTGTCTTGGATTATTGAAACCGGAACAGGCATTACGGTTAAAGGAAGCTGGCGTTGATCGTTATAATCACAACATCAATACGTCTGCAACACACCATACTAGCATCACAACATCTCATACATTCGATGATCGGGTAAATACAATCGATCTCGTTAAACAGTCCGGTATTTCACCTTGTTCGGGCGTCATTATCGGTATGCGTGAAACGAAAGAAGATGTCATCTCGATGGCTCGTAGCTTGCATGCAATGGATGCAGATTCAATTCCCGTGAATTTTTTACATGCTGTAGATGGGACTCCTCTTGGTGGCACGGATGAATTAGCACCCCGTTATTGCTTGAAGGTGCTGTGCTTGTTCAGATTTATGAATCCATCGAAGGAAATTAGAATTTCTGGCGGGCGTGAAGTAAACTTGCGTAGCTTGCAACCATTTGGCTTATACCCAGCCAACTCGATTTTCATCGGTGATTATTTAACAACGGCTGGTCAAGAAAGTGACCGTGACCGCCAGATGCTCGAGGATTTAGGATTCGAGGTTGACCTCGAACCGCTTATAAAAGAACCCGTCTCTGTTTGA
- a CDS encoding CtsR family transcriptional regulator, with translation MRNISDIIEGYLKAIIEEERKGAIEIKRSEVAEKFQCVPSQINYVIKTRFTAERGYAVESKRGGGGYIRIFRVRTNSRKELIEHILEGIRTGVSFTMAEDVVYRLMEEEVISERESKLILAAVDRTTLYQPLPERDILRARILQAMLVTLIYEQLD, from the coding sequence ATGAGAAATATTTCTGACATTATAGAAGGTTATTTAAAGGCCATCATCGAAGAAGAACGGAAAGGCGCGATTGAAATTAAGCGTAGCGAAGTTGCGGAGAAGTTTCAATGCGTTCCTTCGCAGATCAATTACGTTATTAAAACCCGTTTTACAGCAGAACGTGGTTATGCAGTTGAATCGAAGCGTGGCGGCGGTGGGTATATCCGAATTTTTCGTGTGCGGACCAATTCGCGTAAAGAATTGATTGAACATATTTTAGAAGGGATTCGAACGGGAGTCTCCTTTACGATGGCTGAGGACGTTGTCTACAGGCTGATGGAAGAGGAAGTTATATCAGAGCGTGAATCGAAGCTCATTCTAGCTGCGGTTGATCGTACGACGCTCTATCAGCCACTTCCAGAACGTGATATCCTGCGTGCACGAATTTTACAGGCGATGCTTGTAACGCTTATTTACGAGCAACTAGACTGA
- a CDS encoding UvrB/UvrC motif-containing protein, which translates to MICENCKERPASVIITQESVVGSVERHLCDKCAFHTQTFHFDPNQEPLSIQQFLSHWFSGADPFQAQQQARGESQPGLECPSCGLTFQKFLDIGKFGCATCYDTFREKLPHVLRKLHNGHSIHGGKVPVSFNEMYAVKKKIEEIRVKMKVAIEAEHFEEAAALRDEANTLKQHLAQGGGTSDVD; encoded by the coding sequence TTGATATGCGAAAATTGTAAAGAACGACCGGCCTCTGTCATTATTACGCAAGAAAGTGTGGTTGGCTCAGTGGAGCGTCATTTATGTGATAAATGCGCTTTTCATACACAAACATTCCATTTCGACCCGAATCAGGAACCGTTGTCCATCCAGCAGTTTCTCTCTCACTGGTTTAGTGGAGCGGATCCGTTTCAGGCGCAGCAACAGGCGCGAGGTGAATCGCAGCCAGGGCTTGAGTGCCCTTCATGTGGTTTGACATTCCAAAAATTTCTCGACATCGGAAAGTTCGGTTGTGCAACCTGTTACGACACATTCCGTGAGAAATTGCCGCATGTATTACGAAAACTACACAATGGACATTCCATCCACGGAGGCAAAGTTCCGGTGTCATTCAATGAAATGTATGCTGTTAAAAAGAAAATCGAAGAAATTCGTGTGAAGATGAAAGTTGCAATCGAAGCTGAGCATTTTGAAGAAGCAGCAGCTTTACGTGATGAGGCGAATACACTAAAGCAACACCTTGCCCAGGGAGGTGGAACTAGCGATGTCGATTGA
- a CDS encoding protein arginine kinase, which yields MSIEKFMRNAVTGWMTAHDEHSDIVMSTRIRLARNLTGYHFPIAFTEEDAMAVDKAVAGVLLDADDSKYTYTKVADLPELERQVLVEKHLISPHLANPDRQGAVILSEDETISVMVNEEDHIRIQCIYPGLQLEDAYNQANEVDDHLEKELPYAFDEDFGYLTSCPSNTGTGMRASVMMHLPALTMTKQIDRIIPAISRLGMVVRGSYGEGSEAPGNVYQVSNQTTLGKTEQEILVDLGNITSRLIAHERNSRELLLAKSRVALENRLFRSLGTISYARLLPSGEAARCLSDVRLGIDIGIIEDIDMSILNELMIFMQPGFLQQYADVELSQEERDIFRAKLFRERLHAERTSASAEKSSEE from the coding sequence ATGTCGATTGAAAAGTTTATGCGTAATGCGGTGACAGGTTGGATGACAGCTCATGATGAACATTCGGACATTGTCATGTCAACACGAATCCGGTTGGCGCGCAATTTAACGGGCTACCATTTTCCAATTGCGTTCACGGAAGAAGATGCTATGGCGGTCGACAAGGCTGTTGCAGGTGTCTTACTGGATGCTGATGATAGTAAGTATACTTATACGAAAGTGGCTGACTTACCCGAACTTGAACGGCAAGTGCTTGTGGAAAAGCACTTGATTAGTCCACATTTGGCCAATCCCGATCGTCAAGGGGCGGTCATTTTATCGGAAGACGAAACGATAAGTGTCATGGTCAATGAAGAAGATCATATCCGCATTCAATGTATCTATCCAGGGCTACAGCTCGAAGATGCCTACAATCAGGCCAATGAGGTGGATGATCATTTAGAAAAAGAACTTCCCTATGCGTTTGATGAGGATTTTGGCTATTTGACAAGCTGTCCATCGAATACAGGAACCGGTATGCGGGCGTCCGTTATGATGCATTTACCGGCCTTGACGATGACGAAGCAAATTGATCGTATCATCCCTGCGATTTCAAGACTCGGTATGGTCGTTCGCGGTAGCTATGGTGAAGGAAGTGAGGCGCCTGGCAATGTTTATCAAGTCTCTAATCAGACAACACTTGGTAAAACGGAACAAGAGATTCTCGTTGACTTGGGCAATATTACATCCCGCTTGATAGCACATGAACGGAACTCACGCGAATTGCTACTTGCTAAGTCGCGGGTTGCACTTGAAAATAGGCTTTTCCGTTCACTTGGTACGATTAGCTATGCTCGTTTGTTGCCGTCGGGAGAGGCGGCACGCTGTCTATCGGATGTTCGACTAGGCATCGATATTGGCATTATCGAGGATATTGATATGTCTATTTTGAATGAACTGATGATTTTTATGCAGCCTGGATTTTTACAACAATATGCCGATGTGGAATTATCACAGGAAGAACGGGATATATTTAGAGCGAAACTATTCCGTGAACGACTCCATGCTGAGCGTACATCAGCTTCGGCGGAGAAAAGCAGTGAAGAGTGA
- the clpC gene encoding ATP-dependent protease ATP-binding subunit ClpC, whose amino-acid sequence MMFNRFTQRAQKVLQLAQEEAIRMKHESIGTEHILLGLIREGGGIAAKALEAIDVSFETIEQGVEKLVGAGTKEVGPIVHYTPRAKKVIELSVDESRKLGHSYIGTEHILLALIREGEGVAARVLNNAGVSLNKARQQVLQLLGSNDSSAGSQGVANSASTPTLDSLARDLTEIAREGTLDPVIGRSKEITRVIEVLARRTKNNPVLIGEPGVGKTAIAEGLAQQVVNNEVPEILRDKRVMTLDMGTVVAGTKYRGEFEDRMKKVMEEIRQAGNIILFIDELHTLIGAGGAEGAIDASNILKPSLARGELQCIGATTLDEYRKYIEKDAALERRFQPIQVDEPTVDETIQIIYGLRDRYEAHHRVKITDAAVEAAAKMSDRYISDRFLPDKAIDLIDEAGSKVRLRSYTTPPNLKELELKLEAIRSEKNAAVQSQEFEKAASFRDKEQKMKEELETTKTAWKEKQGQTESEVTVNEIAEVVAMWTGIPVSKIAETETAKLLNMEEVLHERVIGQAEAVTAISRAIRRARAGLKDPKRPIGSFIFLGPTGVGKTELARALAEVMFGDEDAMIRVDMSEYMEKHSTSRLVGSPPGYVGYDEGGQLTEKVRRKPYSVVLLDEIEKAHPDVFNILLQVLEDGRLTDSKGRTVDFRNTVVIMTSNVGAQALKKNRYVGFNLQEAGQDYKGMKETMLGELKKAFRPEFLNRVDEMIVFHSLEKEHLRKIVTLMSNELTKRLGEQDIELALTDEAKLKIVDEGYDPEYGARPLRRALQKHVEDRLSEELLKGTVLTGGKVLVDVEDGEFIVKTVVDEQKEQVVLEK is encoded by the coding sequence ATGATGTTTAATCGATTTACACAGCGTGCACAAAAAGTGTTGCAACTTGCCCAAGAAGAAGCGATTCGGATGAAACACGAATCCATCGGAACAGAGCATATTTTGCTTGGACTTATACGTGAAGGCGGAGGTATTGCCGCAAAAGCGCTTGAAGCGATAGATGTTAGCTTTGAAACAATCGAACAAGGTGTAGAAAAACTTGTCGGTGCAGGGACAAAGGAAGTCGGTCCGATCGTTCATTATACGCCGAGAGCTAAAAAGGTCATTGAATTATCGGTAGATGAATCACGTAAACTGGGTCATTCTTATATCGGAACAGAGCATATTTTACTTGCGCTTATTCGCGAAGGTGAAGGCGTTGCGGCACGTGTTTTGAACAATGCGGGTGTCAGTCTGAACAAGGCGCGTCAACAAGTGCTACAGCTGTTAGGTAGTAATGACAGTTCAGCGGGTAGTCAAGGTGTTGCGAATTCTGCATCGACGCCGACATTGGATAGTCTCGCACGTGATTTAACAGAAATCGCACGTGAAGGTACACTCGATCCAGTTATCGGACGTAGTAAGGAAATTACACGTGTCATCGAAGTGTTAGCGCGTCGTACAAAAAACAATCCTGTTCTAATCGGAGAACCGGGTGTTGGGAAAACGGCTATCGCAGAAGGTTTGGCGCAACAAGTTGTGAATAATGAGGTGCCGGAAATTCTTCGTGATAAGCGGGTGATGACGCTAGATATGGGGACGGTCGTCGCAGGCACGAAATACCGCGGTGAATTTGAGGACCGCATGAAAAAAGTAATGGAAGAGATTCGACAAGCAGGCAATATTATTCTGTTCATTGACGAGTTGCATACACTCATTGGCGCAGGTGGAGCTGAAGGTGCAATCGATGCATCTAATATTTTGAAGCCTTCCCTAGCGCGTGGCGAACTACAATGTATCGGCGCGACAACGCTTGACGAATATCGTAAATATATTGAAAAAGATGCTGCACTTGAAAGGCGATTCCAGCCGATTCAAGTCGATGAGCCAACTGTTGATGAAACCATCCAAATCATTTATGGATTGCGTGATCGCTATGAAGCGCATCACCGCGTGAAAATTACAGATGCGGCAGTTGAAGCAGCGGCAAAAATGTCGGATCGTTATATTTCCGATCGTTTCCTTCCGGATAAAGCGATTGATTTGATTGATGAGGCAGGCTCGAAAGTACGCCTTCGTTCATATACAACACCACCGAATTTGAAAGAACTTGAATTGAAATTGGAAGCAATCCGTTCTGAGAAGAACGCAGCTGTCCAAAGTCAAGAGTTTGAAAAGGCTGCTTCTTTCCGCGACAAGGAACAGAAGATGAAAGAAGAGCTTGAAACAACGAAAACAGCTTGGAAAGAAAAACAAGGGCAAACAGAATCGGAAGTGACAGTTAACGAAATCGCAGAAGTGGTAGCGATGTGGACGGGAATTCCGGTTTCTAAAATTGCTGAAACAGAAACGGCAAAATTGCTAAATATGGAAGAAGTGCTACACGAACGTGTCATTGGTCAAGCGGAAGCAGTGACGGCTATTTCCCGGGCAATACGTCGAGCGCGTGCTGGATTGAAAGATCCGAAACGTCCGATTGGGTCGTTCATTTTCCTAGGACCTACGGGCGTCGGGAAAACAGAATTGGCAAGAGCACTTGCGGAAGTCATGTTTGGGGATGAAGATGCGATGATTCGTGTCGACATGTCTGAGTATATGGAAAAGCACTCGACATCACGTCTTGTTGGATCGCCTCCAGGCTATGTCGGCTATGACGAAGGCGGCCAGTTGACGGAAAAAGTACGTCGCAAGCCTTATTCAGTTGTACTGTTGGATGAAATTGAAAAAGCGCATCCGGATGTCTTCAATATTCTTCTGCAAGTATTGGAAGATGGTCGCTTGACAGATTCTAAAGGTCGCACAGTTGATTTCCGTAACACGGTTGTCATTATGACATCTAATGTGGGTGCTCAAGCATTGAAGAAAAATCGATATGTCGGCTTCAATTTGCAAGAAGCAGGACAGGATTATAAAGGTATGAAAGAAACGATGCTTGGCGAGTTGAAGAAAGCATTCCGACCGGAGTTCTTGAATCGTGTCGATGAAATGATTGTTTTCCACTCGCTTGAAAAAGAACATTTACGTAAAATTGTTACATTGATGTCTAATGAGTTAACGAAACGTCTTGGTGAACAAGATATTGAACTGGCTTTAACAGATGAGGCAAAACTGAAAATTGTTGATGAAGGATACGACCCAGAATATGGTGCTCGTCCATTGCGCCGAGCTCTCCAGAAGCATGTTGAAGACCGGCTTTCTGAAGAACTCCTAAAAGGGACTGTACTGACAGGTGGAAAAGTGCTTGTAGATGTAGAAGATGGTGAATTCATCGTCAAGACGGTTGTGGATGAACAGAAAGAACAGGTTGTATTAGAAAAATAA
- the radA gene encoding DNA repair protein RadA: MAKRKTKFMCKSCGYESPKWMGRCPGCGEWNTMDEEVEIVQKGPRGAFQHTDNIRQKAMPISAIETVEEPRIDTDLDELNRVLGGGVVPGSLVLIGGDPGIGKSTLLLQVSSLLANKGQRVLYISGEESIRQTKLRAERLGVASDELYIYAETDLSQIHETIASVEPQFVIVDSIQTVHHPEVTSAPGSVSQVRECTAELMRIAKTKNIAIFLVGHVTKDGQIAGPRLLEHMVDTVLYFEGERHHTYRILRSVKNRFGSTNEIAIFEMLQSGLKEVLNPSELFLQERSQGGAGSTVVASMEGTRPILVEIQALVTPSSFNYPKRMATGLDQNRVSLLMAVLEKRMGMLLQAQDAYIKVAGGVKLDEPAIDLAVLMSIVSSYKDTAAGLSDCFIGEVGLTGEVRRVSRIEQRVTEAAKLGFERAIVPASNLGGWDYPAGIRVVGVETVSDALKLAFSN, from the coding sequence ATGGCGAAAAGAAAGACGAAATTCATGTGTAAATCCTGTGGCTATGAATCGCCCAAATGGATGGGTCGTTGCCCGGGATGTGGGGAATGGAATACGATGGATGAGGAAGTTGAAATCGTTCAAAAAGGCCCGCGTGGCGCATTCCAGCATACTGATAATATACGTCAGAAGGCCATGCCAATTAGTGCCATTGAAACGGTGGAGGAGCCGCGGATTGATACGGATTTAGATGAGTTAAATCGAGTGCTTGGTGGCGGGGTTGTCCCTGGCTCGCTCGTCCTTATTGGTGGAGATCCAGGAATCGGCAAGTCCACGCTGTTGTTGCAAGTATCATCGCTACTTGCCAATAAAGGGCAGCGCGTGCTGTATATTTCAGGTGAGGAATCAATACGTCAGACGAAGCTCCGTGCAGAACGGCTTGGTGTAGCGTCAGATGAACTTTATATTTATGCAGAAACAGATTTGAGTCAAATTCATGAAACGATTGCTAGTGTGGAGCCGCAGTTTGTTATTGTTGACTCCATTCAAACGGTTCATCATCCTGAGGTGACGTCCGCGCCGGGGAGCGTGTCGCAAGTACGTGAGTGTACAGCTGAATTGATGCGGATTGCTAAGACAAAGAATATCGCTATTTTCCTTGTTGGGCATGTCACGAAGGATGGACAAATTGCGGGACCGAGATTACTAGAGCATATGGTGGATACTGTTCTTTATTTTGAAGGGGAGCGTCATCATACGTACCGAATTTTACGCAGTGTGAAAAACCGGTTCGGTTCGACAAATGAAATTGCTATTTTTGAAATGTTACAGTCTGGTTTGAAAGAGGTTTTGAATCCGTCTGAACTGTTCCTGCAGGAAAGGTCACAGGGGGGAGCTGGCTCAACAGTCGTTGCTTCGATGGAAGGTACGAGGCCAATCCTTGTTGAAATACAAGCGTTGGTAACTCCATCTAGCTTCAACTATCCGAAGCGAATGGCGACAGGACTTGATCAAAACCGTGTGTCACTGCTCATGGCGGTGTTGGAAAAGCGGATGGGCATGTTGCTACAGGCACAGGATGCTTATATTAAAGTGGCGGGTGGTGTGAAGTTAGATGAGCCGGCAATTGACTTGGCTGTGCTAATGAGCATCGTCTCGAGCTATAAAGACACAGCGGCTGGCTTGTCTGATTGTTTTATTGGCGAAGTCGGGCTGACGGGTGAAGTGCGTCGGGTTTCTCGAATCGAACAGCGTGTGACAGAGGCGGCAAAGCTAGGCTTTGAACGTGCAATCGTTCCGGCATCTAATTTAGGGGGATGGGACTACCCAGCTGGCATTCGCGTTGTCGGTGTTGAAACGGTTAGCGATGCGCTTAAGCTCGCCTTCTCAAACTAG